The nucleotide sequence GCTTCCCAGAAACCACCACTTCACAACCCTTAGAGCCACTCTCCATTATGAACCTCAGCACACCATAGCAAGCTctgggagggggggtggagggagaggtaggagaagagagatggtgaAGAGTGCGCAGAAAagtgtgtggggagagaggaagaaaggcgGGGGGGGACGAAAGGTGGAgcaaaaatggggggggggggtatgagaAAGAAAATGGGTTTAATGCACATCAACTTATACAGGACTGTGAGATCACATCTGACATTATGAGCCATTTTCCTGGCCCTTCTCAGACAAATGCCTCGATGTCTTCAACTGAAGAGACCTGCCTCTCTGGGGAACTGAAATGAGATACACAGAACGTGACACCAACCCAGTGTACCCAGAGACAGACTGTCCCATTCCGACTCGTCATCGTATCATCACTGAAGGgagacattctactgtatgtcATGAGAAAGGAAGTTTAAGAAAGTGGACTGTAACAGCAGGGGCATGTTCTGCTCAATAGATCCCTGGAGACACTGATCGTAGCATGCTAAGCTAACCAGTGGCTGCTCAAGATACCTAAATACTGCAAATTAACTTAAATGGTCTGGGGTGAACGACGACAGCACAAATTAGTGTGGGGGGGGCAACTTCTGGCAACTTTCTCCTGAACAGATCTAGAACCCGCTTACCTTCCCAATTCCTAACCTGTACCATTAAGAGTGAAACCTGCACCACTGAAGGTTAATGCATAACggaccttagatcagtgtctaggtGCAACAGGTTCGAGGTCAGCGGCCAGGGTTAGTCTTACCTACGTACAGCCAGACCTCCCAGCAACTTGTAGCGCAGAGACTCCGCCTGAGCAATGGCACAAAGACCACGGGTTGCAACCTTCTCAGCGTACAGCTAGAGGGGGAGAAAGTGGAGGAGGTTAACCTTTTACAAATACAAAGAGGCTACACAGCCTACAGCTTGGTGCGGGTGCTGCAATGTGAGCTGTGGAACCACCACAGCAGAGAAGTGTAGCCTCGCAATTCACATTCTTAATTGTGATAGAAACCGTCTCTAGAACGCTTACAACTTCATGCATCCCTGACTACCTTTATATTAGCCAACTAGCTACCGGACTACCTAACAAGAAACCATACGAATCCACACATTTCCTGTACTGGATTCAGTCCTTCTCAGACAAATGCCTCGATGTCTTCAATTGAAGAGACGCGCTGCGCTGGGGAACTGgacccagagacacagaacatGACCCTGACCCAGCGACCCCAGAGACTGACTGTGTCCCGTTCCGACTCGTCATCGTATCATCACTGAAGGAGCTTTTCCAGTCAGATTCTACCTTCAGACACACTTGACATTTCAAATCTTCCCTATGTAAACATCTGTGGAATTCACACTTGTTTTCATTTAGACTTCATATTCTTCTATCCCCACACTGCCCTTAGAAGCCAAACCTCTGCTGAACCACAGTTCTCAGCTCCCTGCTATTGTGGGTAGGGAGTATGTCTAATGAGTACATGTATGCAACTGTAGTGTTTGTTTACCTCCACATTGCCCTCAGGGAAGCCAAACCTCTTCTGAACAACAGCGGTCAGCTCCCGGATGCGACGACCCTTCTCTCCCAGAACATTCTGGGTCCTGAAACAACAATGGCACTCTATTACTAAACGTGCTCTATGCAATCAGTTAGTCATCTAGTTTTCCTGAAAGTTCCAGTTGAATTGAACAAGTTTTCATATTTAAAACCCAAGATGATCCATTTCATTCAAATCAATTtttagcgctctggagcaggttttcatcaaggatctctgtaatttgccccattcatctttccctcaatcctgactagtctcccagtccctgcctctgaagaatatccccacagcatgattctgccaccaccaccaccacacacttcaccgtagggatagtgctaggtttcctccagacgtgacctTGGCATTGAGGCAGAAGAGTTgactgtttcatcagaccagagaatcttgtttcttatggtctgaaaGTCCATTAAATGCCTTTTaccaaactccaagcaggctgtcatgtgcattttactgagacATGCCTACGTTGCCTAACAAAGACCAAGCTTCTTGTTAACAGCATCCATGCCAACTAATATTTATTTTGTGCTTGCTGCAAACAGAGTTGAGATACTTGCACGAGCCTCATTGTCTGTCCTAGTAGGAAATGTTCGCATGTGCTCAATAGCATTTACCTAGCATCCGCTATGAGAATTCCTTAGCACTTGTTAGCATTTCTTAAGTGACGATGAGGACTTTTGCGCCTGGAGAATTTAAAAAAACTTGTTAcctttatctaggcaagtcagttaagaaaaaatacgTATTTACAAAGACATCCTACGTGAACGTTTGTGCACTACCGGTAATACCATATCACGGGATGGCACAGGCTCCCCACGGAAATCGTGATACCCACACAACCCTACACCAATTCATTATTAtaccaacagtacacattttcaAGACAGCATAACCCCCTAACTACCAACATACCGGTAACATTACCTTGTGGCCAGGATGATGATCTCGGTCCTGGTCGGGGTTACACGCACCTCCACACCGGAGTACCCATCCTCCGCAAGCTCGCGCGTCAGAAACTCGTTTAGCTCGGCTTTGAAGATTCCGTCCGCGACGAACTAACCAGGCACACAAATTGAGTATATCGTTAGCTAGGTTGTAGGGAACATGCTTGTAGTAGTCACATAGCCGCTAGCGAACCTGCAACTGTTGGTGACATCACTGGCCAGCAAGTTACTATTACGGAGTATTACAGAGtatgtccattgtttgtaatctatgtatgcttgtgttccctcatgtgctttatgtattgatttgttgttaataaaaaaaaataaaacatatttttaaagAGTATTACCGAGCACTTTTACTCTTTAAGTGCCAATGTTAAAATGAAGTAGCCTGCCACCTAAGTAATGTTAATATTAACCAACTGGACACCGATCACCAAGCCACCTACACACCACTGACAATCAGACTCGCaattacattttttgaatggtaCCATTATGGCTATACTTAAATCGCTAGTACGGTATAAAAGGCACCCCTTTGCACGTTCTCTAGCGAAGTGAGGATTCTTTGTACGGGTAGGTAACATCTTTGTCAATCCTCTTTAGACTAGAGGACGAGGACACCGATCAATACGACAATCAACTCCGTACTCATGCTGCTAACACATGGCATCCCAATTTTCTACAAATGCATCAGTTACGAAGACCATTTTGGTAAGAAACGTGAACTAACCTTCCTCTTCTTGGAGATTTGCACCGCCATTTTGCCTCAGGCCGCTGACAGGAAAGAAATAGTTAAGGAACCGGAAGTATATTTATACACATAATGGCGAGTTCCGTCGACGCTTGATTACGATGGTGCTGGGCgctttcaacaacaaaaaatatttcaaaatTATTTTCGTTGGAAATGGCAGCACATCTCAAAAAGCGAGTTTACGAGGAATTCTCCAAAGTTGTTCAGGTCGGTAGACGCATGGTTACGAAAAAGCCCCGAAATATTCACATTTTAATTGTCGATGTTCTTACAATACTAGCAagtcagctagctaacgttagaccCAGACTGTGTGAGTGTTTCGTTGCTAGCTAACCAACTGTTAACGTATTGCATCCCGAAATAACATCCGCATTTTTGATAACATAGTGCATCCTATTTCATTAACTTTAGGTAGTTAGAGATATTATATAGGGCTCGTAGAATCGTTGCTAACTAGCTACGTTGGGTCACATGGATCTGAACAAATGACCAGTGGTAGCTCCTTTTAGTTAGCTAGCTGGTGTACATTTGCAATAGTGTTctagcctgagtaccagtctgtttgtgttaTGATTATGCAAATCATGAAAAGGACAGCAAAAGAGTAGGCAACAGTACAAAGGGATCTGGTACCTGGCGAGCTTTGTCTAAATCCATGCTATAGTTTGATTCCTACAGCTTTAGATATGCCGTTTGGCTGTCCAGATCCATATCACCACACATAAATTAAAATGTTTTGATTAAATTGTCTCTGTTGATCAACAGCTTCCCCAAGAGGAGGCTCCAGCCAAGAAGCTCCGTCTGACCAAGCCAAGTAAGTCTGCAGCGCTGCATATTGACCTGTGTAAGGCCTCCAACCCCACTGATGCCCTGCAGTACCTGCTGCACTTCGCCCGCAGCTCCGTGGAGGCAGAGAGTGTGGAAGGGGTTGTGCGCATACTGCTGGAACACTACTACAAGGTATGATAGCCCTGGCTTTAATCTTTCCATTCTCACATCtcttcttccatccctccatcttctccttctgtcctctctcttctttttctgtCCTTCATcattctcccatctctcctcctggaACACTATTACAAGGTAAAGCAGCCCTACTCTCCCTAGCTGCTCTTAGCAATGCGGGTGTATTTACATACACTAGCGTTGCTTTCAATTGTATTGGGTTGCACACAAACAGTCAGTGGAAAGCCAGAAGTTTAATACTATTACATTTGTGCCGATGTACTCTCTGCTTACCTCATGTCAAAATAAAAATCCTGCACATGCTCCATATGTGGGGGAAAAAATGAATAACTTTATcgggacttttattttgacatgagGTAAGCAGAGAAGAAGTGGGTCTACAACAGACCAGTTTGGAAATTCTGTTTAATAATCCGATCCtttagatattttgtcacaaattCCACCCGTCAAaatgaccaagcttcctgcccaCCGGCACAATAAGTTGAATTGGAGTTGTATTTAACTTCTGGCTTCCCGAGGACTGTTTTTGTGCAACCCAATACAACTGAAAGgagtgtatgtacagtggggcaaaaaagtatttagtcagccaccaattgtgcaagttctcccacttaaaaagatgagaggcctgtaattttcatcataggtacacttcaactatgacaggcaaaatgagagagaaaaaatccagaaaatcacattgtagtatttttaatgaatttatttgcaaattatggtggaaaataagtatttggtcacctacaaacaagcaagatctctggctctcacagacctgtaacttcttctttaagaggctcctcagtcctccactctttacctgtattaatggcacctgtttgaacttgttatcagtataaaagacacctgtacacaacctgaaacagtcacactccaaactccactatggccaagactaaagagctgtcaaaggacaccagaaacaaaattgtagacctgcagcaggctgggaagactgaatgtGCAAtaagtaagcagcttggtttgaagaaatcaagtgtgggagcaattattaggaaatggaagacatacaagaccactgataatctccctcgatccgGGGcgccacgcaagatctcaccccgtggggtcaaaatgatcacaagaacggtgagcaaaaatcccagaaccacacgagggggatctagtgaatgacctgcagagagctgggaccaaagtaacaaagcctaccatcagcaagggcattgaagatgaaatatggctgggtctttcagcatgacaatgatcccaaacacaccgcccgggcaacgaaggagcatttcaaggtcctggagtggcctagccagtctccagatctcaaccctatagaaaatctttggagggagttgaaagtccatgttgcccagcaacagccccaaaacatcactgctctagaggagatctgcagaggaatgggccaaaataccagcaacagtgtatgaaaaccttgtgaagacttacagaaaacgtttgacctctgtcattgccaacaaaggggtatataacaaagtattgagataaacttttgttattgaccaaatacctattttccaccataatttgcaaataaattcattaaaaatcctacaatgtgattttctggatatttttttctaattttgtctgtcatagttgaagtgtacctatgatgaaaattacaggcctctctcatctttttaagtgggagaacttgcacaatggtggctgactaaatattttttgccccactgtaaatacaCTTGCGTTGCTAAGAGCAGCTATCCTCGCCCCTCCTTCGATggtccctcctttctcccctcctaCATCTATCCTTTCTGCCTCTTCTTCCATCCCTTCTTTCCCTCACCTTGCTCCTGTATCTTGCTGTAGAAGAGTGATAACTGTTTGTGTATCTATGTCTCTGTAGGAGCAGGATAACTCTGTGCGGCTGAAGATTGCCTCTCTGATCGGCCTGCTAAGTAAGACCCAGAACTTCAACCCTGAGAGTATCCTAGATGACACCCTCAACACATTCAACACAGAGAGTAAGTTACATTCTGATACACACACTTAGTACATCGTACGCACTCTTTCCCATATCTTCTCTGACCTAgtccatgtctgtctctgtgttttcttctctgtgtgtgtgtgtccagagtcccatcaGGTCCTGGCTCAGCTGCTGGACACTCTGCTGGTCATCGGCACCCAGCTCCCAGAAAGCCTTATTGTTAGACACAGACTCATAGAGGTGGCCTACAAGGTAACACGCATACAATCGTGGTCTGCAAGTTTTTTCATCAatctctcatcctctttctcaTGTCGCTCTCTCTCATCGATCTCTCTCATCCCCGTCTTTCATCAT is from Oncorhynchus gorbuscha isolate QuinsamMale2020 ecotype Even-year linkage group LG19, OgorEven_v1.0, whole genome shotgun sequence and encodes:
- the LOC124004839 gene encoding 40S ribosomal protein S3, whose product is MAVQISKKRKFVADGIFKAELNEFLTRELAEDGYSGVEVRVTPTRTEIIILATRTQNVLGEKGRRIRELTAVVQKRFGFPEGNVELYAEKVATRGLCAIAQAESLRYKLLGGLAVRRACYGVLRFIMESGSKGCEVVVSGKLRGQRAKSMKFVDGLMIHSGDPVNYYVDTAVRHVLLRQGVLGIKVKIMLPWDPSGKIGPKKPLPDHVSIVEPKDETIPSTPVSEQKGAKPEAPAAMPQTPVPTA